The genomic window CGATGACGCGGTTGACGCCGTACATGACCGAGGTCACGACGAGGTACACGATGGCCCCCCGCAACTGCAGCGGGATGCAGGCGAACGCGACGGCGATCGTGCAGAGGTACCAGATCCAGGGTTCCTGGTTGATGTCCGCCGACGCCTGCGCGTTCACCGCCGGCCAGATGAGGAGGGCCACGAAGAACACGGCAGCGAAGACGCCGGAGGCGATGCGGTGGTGCCACAGGAAGAGGCAGCAGATGATGGCGCCGAACATCGTCCCGAAGACGAGCGAGACGTAGACGACGCCGAACCAGCCGGTGATCTGGACGCCCTGTCCGAGCGTGGTGAATGCGGTCTGCAGTCCGAAGACGAGTCCGATGATCGCGACCGATCGTCCGAGGAGGCGTTCGAAGTTCGCGGTGTTCAGCATCCGGCGCTGAACCTGGACATCTCTCGTGGTCGCGGGGATCGCGGGATGCCTGGTCGGTGCCCGGAAGCTAGGAGACATCCGTCCCGCCTTGATCGAGGCCGGGGAGGATCCCGTCCTCGACCGCTCGGCGGAGCAGGTCGACCTTCGTCGGTGCCGGACGCCCCACCTCGACGTACTTCACCCGGATGCGGTCGATGTGCTCTCGGGCCGTGGAGTAGGCGATGCCGAGCTGCATGGCGACGGTCTTCAGCGGCAGGCCGGACGCGTAGAGGTGCAGAACGTCGCGCTCGCGACGACCAAGCTGCGCTCGCGCGAAATCGCTGTCGGCGTCGATCGCACTCGCCCACTCGATGTTGTTCAGGGCCTCGCCACGGGCCACCGTGCCGATGGCGGCGATGACCGTGTCCGTCGGCGACGACTTGGGGATGACCCCGGACGCTCCGGCGGCAAGCGCCTCGCGCACCAGAGCGACACGATCGGCGATCGAGTGGATGAGGACGTGTGCCCCCACAGCCTGCACCGCGTGGATGTTCGAGGTCGGCGTGCTGCCGTCGGAGAGCGAGAGGTCGAGCACGACCACGTCGGGCACCACACCGTTCAACGCGGCGATGCACTCGACGGCGGTCGGGGCACTCGCCACGACCTGATACCCGGCGTGCGCACACACCGCTTCGATCCCGAGCCGCACGGACTCGTGATCATCAATGATTGCGACGGTCA from Plantibacter flavus includes these protein-coding regions:
- a CDS encoding response regulator transcription factor; protein product: MVTVAIIDDHESVRLGIEAVCAHAGYQVVASAPTAVECIAALNGVVPDVVVLDLSLSDGSTPTSNIHAVQAVGAHVLIHSIADRVALVREALAAGASGVIPKSSPTDTVIAAIGTVARGEALNNIEWASAIDADSDFARAQLGRRERDVLHLYASGLPLKTVAMQLGIAYSTAREHIDRIRVKYVEVGRPAPTKVDLLRRAVEDGILPGLDQGGTDVS